The sequence CGGGCATTAGTGGGAGCAAGCAGACCATGTTTTTTGCCCGCATTAGCCAAACCCAACATGTTCACCAAGGTGGGGGGGTTGACACCGAAGACATAGAAATTATCTACCTACCCTTAGAAGAAGTAGATAGCTTTATAGCGAATGAACAATTTTGTAAAAGCGTGGGGCTAGGCTACGCATTGATGTGGTTTCAACAGCACTTTAAGGATGGACATGCTTAAGTGGTTTTTCATGGTTTTGGGGCTGTGTGGGCTGCTAAACGCTAAAGATTGGAGCGCACCTCTAAAAATCAATATTGACAGCGTAGACACGGCTAGAAAAGTCGTGCAGTTTCAAGCCTACGATCTACAAGTGGGCGAGAGTGGCTATATCTTAGCCAAACTCACCGATTACGATGTCATCGCAGCGAGCCTTGAAGTGTTTTCTATCCAAAATGGCGTTGCCTATGCTAGATACACTCCCTATAAGGTGATGAAACAAAAGCACCTACCCACCCCGCGTATGGTCCCAAAAAAGGGCAACTTGGCGATTTTTAGGGAGTTCAACAGTCAGGCCTTTTTAATCGCTCCCGACTTACACACCTATGAAAATATTAAGGACGACCACACCGACATAACATTTATCAGCTCCGATTTATTGGTGGCTTTTTTAAATGGGTTCAACCCCACAGCCAAGACCTTAAGGCGGGCTTGCGACATTTACAGCGTGGGGCTTATCTACCTTGTCAGCACCAACCGCCTAAATATCCTAGACTGCCAAAGTTTTGCCATTTTAGAAACTAAGCCCTTTGACACCTCAAAAGTGGGGCGCACCTTCACGCCCTTTTTCTCCCGTGTGGAGGGGGTGGATCGGGGAACTTTGGGGAAAATAATGGCTGGGGGCAAGGCACGGCACTACTTCAGCTATTACGACAACTTACTACGGAGAGAGTCCGAAAAGAAGCTAGTTAGAGAAATTAAGACACAGGATAAAAAAGAGCTTGAAAAAGATATTAAAAATGCCAGAAACGCAAAGCAAAAACAAGCCCTAGAGAAGGAATACAACAAGGAAATTAAAGAGGAGCAACAACAAATTGCCCCTACGCTCTCTAAACAGCAAAAGGTAGAGGAAAAATCTCTAGATCAAACGACCAACAAAGAGAGGGCAAAAGAAGCCAAAGAGGCGAAAAAAGAGCGCAAGCAAGAACTCGCTAAAGAAAAACAAAAGAAAAAGGCAGAGAAAAAAGCCAAAAAAGCCGAGAAACAACAAGAGAAGGCAGATAAGAAACGCATACGCCAAGAGGAGAAAAAACTAGAACAATAGGAGTAGCCCATGTTAAACCCCGAACACGCCAAGGCTTTGCGCGGTTTGGTGGGGGAGGAGGATTTTTTCACCGACCCCGCCCATTTGAGTGTCTACGCCTACGATGCGACCAGAGAGCGCCACCTACCCGAGGGCGTGATCTTCCCCAAGAGCGAACAAGAAATTAGCCAAATTTTAGCCTATTGCAATGAGCATAAAATCATTGTGGTGCCAAGAGGGGCGGGCAGCGGCTTTACAGGCGGGGCGCTTGGGGTAAGCGGGGGGCTCATTTTAAGCGTGGAAAAGCACCTAGACAAAATCTTAGAGATCGACACCAAGAATTTAATCGCACGGGTACAACCGGGCGTGATCAACAAACACTTCCAAAACGAGGTGGAGAAAATGGGGCTCTTTTACCCGCCCGACCCTGCCAGCCAAGAGCAAAGCACTTTGGGGGGCAATGTGGGCGAAAACGCGGGGGGCATGCGCGCTGCCAAGTATGGGATCACCAAGGATTATGTGATGGCTTTAAGGGCGGTGCTGCCCAATGGCGACATTATTAGAGCGGGCAAGAAAACGATTAAGGATGTGGCGGGCTTTAATGTGGCGGGCATTTTGATTGCCAGCGAGGGCTGTTTGGCGGTGATTAGCGAAATCACTTTAAAACTGCTGGCTAAGCCCAAATTGCGCCAGTCGGCGATGGGGGTGTTTCAAACCATCCAAGAGGCAATGGAAGCGGTGTATAAAACGATGGCAAGTGGGGTTACGCCCGTGGCGATGGAGTTTTTAGACAATCTAAGCATTCGGGCGGTGGAGGAGCGTTTTCATAAGGGGCTACCCATTGAGGCGGGGGCAATTTTGATCACACAAGTGGATGGCAGCGTACCCGAGCAGATCACTTGGCAGTTAAACGCCATTGAGGGGCATTTTAAGGTGTGTGGATGCGTGGATTTTAAAAGAGCCCAAAA is a genomic window of Helicobacter sp. NHP19-012 containing:
- a CDS encoding plasminogen-binding N-terminal domain-containing protein, translating into MLKWFFMVLGLCGLLNAKDWSAPLKINIDSVDTARKVVQFQAYDLQVGESGYILAKLTDYDVIAASLEVFSIQNGVAYARYTPYKVMKQKHLPTPRMVPKKGNLAIFREFNSQAFLIAPDLHTYENIKDDHTDITFISSDLLVAFLNGFNPTAKTLRRACDIYSVGLIYLVSTNRLNILDCQSFAILETKPFDTSKVGRTFTPFFSRVEGVDRGTLGKIMAGGKARHYFSYYDNLLRRESEKKLVREIKTQDKKELEKDIKNARNAKQKQALEKEYNKEIKEEQQQIAPTLSKQQKVEEKSLDQTTNKERAKEAKEAKKERKQELAKEKQKKKAEKKAKKAEKQQEKADKKRIRQEEKKLEQ
- the glcD gene encoding glycolate oxidase subunit GlcD, encoding MLNPEHAKALRGLVGEEDFFTDPAHLSVYAYDATRERHLPEGVIFPKSEQEISQILAYCNEHKIIVVPRGAGSGFTGGALGVSGGLILSVEKHLDKILEIDTKNLIARVQPGVINKHFQNEVEKMGLFYPPDPASQEQSTLGGNVGENAGGMRAAKYGITKDYVMALRAVLPNGDIIRAGKKTIKDVAGFNVAGILIASEGCLAVISEITLKLLAKPKLRQSAMGVFQTIQEAMEAVYKTMASGVTPVAMEFLDNLSIRAVEERFHKGLPIEAGAILITQVDGSVPEQITWQLNAIEGHFKVCGCVDFKRAQNASEEEDLWFSRRNASQSISVYGKKKLNEDVTVPRASLPALLEEVGRISKAYNLPIPCFGHTGDGNVHVNIMLEDPTTQLEQGQRAMEEIFKCAIALEGTLSGEHGIGLSKAKFMPLAFSPEEMGLFRAIKKAFDPNNILNPFKMGL